In Flavobacterium gelatinilyticum, a genomic segment contains:
- a CDS encoding peptide MFS transporter: MKETQVKTAHPKGLWVLFGTEMWERFNFYGMRALLTLFLVNSLLMKEEEASLIYGGFLGLCYLTPMLGGFVADRYLGNRNCILLGGLLMAIGQMLLFTSGSVFESNLDLAKIIMYSALGVIVFGNGFFKPNISSMVGSLYPKQEKTKLDSAFTIFYMGINIGAFLGQSICPLLGDVKDAGGIRDIHAFRWGFMAASVAMLLGTILFYILKNKYVVSPEGKALGGLPSKNDASDFEEGEAQQANFSTQSLAIAGIAFVALGFFFHYVVGQNLIYTLIYSSGLALAGLIISDTSLTKIERDRIYVIYIVSFFIIFFWAAFEQAGSSLTFIADNQTDRHFFGWSMPPSMVQIFNGMFVVILAVPFSVLWDTLRAKGKEPISPVKLAAGLVIISISFLMIATQVSYIGTSGLLLVKWLILLYFLNTCAELCLSPIGLSLVGKLSPKRFASLLYGVFFLSNASGYALGGTLGSILPATGDKFAKAKELGIDLQAVLDKTITPTAEQIALLDHHQISAQNPVFAGFEIHNLYEFFMVFVVLTGIAAILLFALTPLLKKLMHGVR, translated from the coding sequence ATGAAGGAAACTCAGGTAAAAACCGCGCATCCGAAAGGACTTTGGGTATTGTTTGGAACGGAGATGTGGGAGCGATTCAATTTTTATGGAATGCGTGCTTTATTAACATTATTCCTTGTGAATTCATTATTGATGAAGGAAGAAGAAGCTTCTTTAATTTACGGAGGTTTTCTTGGACTTTGTTACTTAACTCCAATGCTTGGAGGCTTTGTTGCCGATCGTTATTTAGGAAACAGAAACTGTATTTTATTAGGGGGATTATTAATGGCAATTGGTCAAATGCTTTTGTTTACCAGCGGAAGTGTTTTTGAATCTAATTTAGATTTGGCAAAAATCATTATGTATTCTGCATTGGGTGTAATTGTTTTTGGTAACGGATTCTTCAAACCAAACATTTCCAGTATGGTGGGAAGTTTGTATCCAAAGCAGGAAAAGACAAAATTAGATAGTGCTTTCACTATTTTCTATATGGGAATCAACATTGGAGCTTTTCTTGGGCAGTCAATTTGTCCTTTATTAGGAGATGTTAAAGATGCAGGCGGAATTAGAGATATTCATGCTTTTAGATGGGGATTCATGGCAGCTTCTGTTGCGATGTTGTTGGGAACTATTCTTTTTTACATCTTAAAAAATAAATATGTAGTTTCTCCGGAAGGGAAAGCGTTAGGAGGACTTCCTTCTAAAAATGATGCTTCAGATTTTGAAGAAGGAGAAGCACAGCAGGCAAACTTTTCTACTCAGTCTCTTGCAATTGCAGGAATTGCTTTTGTGGCTTTAGGGTTCTTTTTTCATTATGTTGTAGGTCAGAACCTGATTTATACTTTGATTTACTCAAGTGGTCTGGCATTGGCAGGATTAATTATTTCGGATACTTCGTTAACAAAGATTGAAAGAGACAGAATTTATGTAATTTACATTGTTTCGTTCTTTATTATTTTCTTCTGGGCTGCGTTTGAGCAGGCAGGTTCATCTTTGACTTTTATTGCAGATAATCAAACAGACAGACATTTCTTCGGCTGGTCAATGCCGCCGTCGATGGTTCAGATTTTTAACGGAATGTTCGTTGTTATTTTAGCAGTTCCTTTTAGTGTTCTTTGGGATACTTTAAGAGCTAAAGGCAAAGAACCAATTTCGCCGGTAAAATTGGCTGCTGGTTTAGTAATAATTTCTATCAGCTTTTTAATGATTGCAACTCAGGTTTCTTATATTGGAACTTCAGGACTTTTGTTAGTTAAATGGCTTATTTTATTATATTTCTTAAATACATGTGCTGAGTTGTGTTTATCTCCAATTGGTTTGTCATTGGTTGGTAAATTATCTCCAAAACGTTTTGCATCATTATTATATGGAGTATTCTTTTTGTCTAACGCATCTGGTTATGCTTTAGGTGGAACTTTAGGTTCTATCTTACCTGCAACGGGTGATAAATTTGCAAAAGCAAAAGAATTAGGAATCGATCTTCAGGCTGTTTTAGATAAAACAATAACGCCTACAGCAGAACAGATTGCTTTATTAGATCACCATCAAATTAGTGCTCAAAATCCGGTTTTTGCAGGATTTGAGATTCATAACTTATATGAGTTTTTCATGGTTTTTGTTGTTCTGACTGGTATTGCGGCAATTTTATTATTTGCTTTAACTCCATTGTTAAAAAAATTAATGCACGGTGTTAGATAA
- a CDS encoding S9 family peptidase, with protein MNTSKFTAVFLFLTAVVFGQQKITVENVFGGTFRAKGMDELQSLKNTNQYTVLNVDYTSRTMQVDLYDFATLKKVSNLIDTKNFKELADGIDSYVFDASEKKILIACNSTKIFRHSFTADYFLYDIAAKTLTKLVDFQIQEPTFSPDGTKIAYAKENNLYIYDIASKQSTPVTTDGKKNAIINGITDWVYEEEFAFVRAFDWSKDSKKLAYIRFDESQVPEFSMSMFHKDLYPTIDTFKYPKAGEKNSVVSLHIYDASGNSSKKVDLGNYNDFYIARMQWTNDNNVLSAQVLNRHQDNLDLLFIDGTTAAAKVVLNEKDKAYVDVTDNLTFLKDNSFIWTSEKDGFNHIYVYDKTGKLKNQVTKGNWEVTSYYGFDEKTKTIFYQSTENGSINRDLYRVGLDGKNKTRLSSKVGTSAATFSPNFQYFITTFSSNAQPTTYTLNEAKTGKEIQVIENNQALADKLKAYNLPSKEYFVLKTAKGNELNAWILKPKDFDPSKKYPVFMYQYSGPGSQQVNNQWNNSNDYWFLSLTQQGYIVACVDGRGTGYKGADFKKVTQKELGKYEVEDQIDAAKVISAYPYVDASRIGVFGWSYGGFMASNCIFQGNDVFKMAIAVAPVTNWRFYDSVYTERYMQTPQENASGYDQNSPINHVDKLKGKFLLIHGSGDDNVHVQNTMQMMEALIQANKQFDSQIYPDKDHGIYGGKTRIQLYNKMTNFIKENL; from the coding sequence ATGAATACAAGTAAATTTACTGCAGTATTTTTATTTTTAACTGCGGTCGTTTTTGGGCAGCAGAAAATTACTGTCGAAAATGTTTTTGGAGGCACATTTCGTGCTAAAGGAATGGACGAATTACAATCCTTAAAGAATACAAATCAATACACGGTTCTAAACGTTGATTATACCAGCAGAACAATGCAGGTTGATTTGTACGATTTTGCCACTTTAAAAAAAGTATCCAATTTAATTGATACTAAAAACTTTAAGGAACTCGCAGACGGAATTGACAGCTATGTTTTTGATGCTTCTGAAAAAAAGATTTTAATTGCTTGTAATTCAACTAAAATTTTCCGTCACTCGTTTACTGCCGATTATTTTTTATATGATATAGCTGCAAAAACACTGACAAAGCTGGTTGATTTCCAGATCCAGGAGCCTACTTTTTCTCCAGACGGCACTAAAATAGCTTACGCAAAAGAGAATAACCTTTATATTTATGATATTGCATCAAAACAATCGACTCCGGTTACAACAGATGGAAAGAAAAACGCAATTATAAACGGTATTACAGACTGGGTTTACGAAGAAGAATTTGCTTTTGTCCGGGCTTTTGACTGGAGTAAGGACAGTAAAAAACTGGCTTATATCCGTTTTGATGAAAGTCAGGTTCCGGAATTTTCAATGTCGATGTTTCACAAAGATTTGTATCCTACAATTGACACTTTTAAATATCCTAAAGCAGGAGAAAAAAACTCTGTAGTATCATTACACATTTATGATGCGTCAGGAAATTCTTCTAAAAAAGTAGATTTAGGAAATTACAATGATTTCTATATCGCAAGGATGCAGTGGACAAATGATAATAACGTATTATCAGCTCAGGTTTTAAACCGCCACCAGGATAATCTTGACTTGTTATTTATTGACGGAACTACTGCTGCTGCAAAAGTAGTTTTAAACGAAAAAGACAAAGCATATGTTGATGTTACGGATAATTTGACCTTCCTAAAAGATAACAGCTTTATCTGGACAAGCGAAAAAGATGGTTTTAATCATATTTATGTGTATGACAAAACCGGAAAACTAAAAAATCAGGTTACAAAAGGAAACTGGGAAGTTACTTCATACTACGGTTTCGACGAAAAAACAAAAACTATTTTCTATCAGTCTACAGAAAATGGTTCTATAAACAGAGATCTTTATCGTGTTGGTTTAGACGGAAAAAACAAAACTCGATTATCTTCAAAAGTAGGGACAAGTGCGGCTACCTTCAGTCCAAATTTCCAATACTTTATTACTACTTTCTCAAGTAATGCACAGCCTACAACGTATACTTTAAATGAGGCTAAAACAGGAAAAGAAATTCAGGTTATCGAAAACAATCAGGCTCTTGCCGATAAATTAAAAGCATATAACCTTCCTTCAAAAGAATATTTTGTTTTAAAAACAGCAAAAGGAAACGAGTTAAATGCGTGGATTTTAAAACCAAAAGATTTTGATCCTTCAAAAAAATACCCTGTTTTCATGTATCAGTATTCTGGTCCCGGATCACAACAGGTAAACAACCAATGGAACAATTCTAATGATTACTGGTTTCTTTCTTTAACGCAGCAAGGTTACATTGTAGCTTGTGTTGACGGAAGAGGAACAGGTTATAAAGGAGCTGATTTTAAAAAAGTGACTCAGAAAGAATTAGGGAAATACGAAGTTGAAGATCAGATCGATGCAGCAAAAGTAATTAGTGCTTATCCATATGTTGATGCTTCAAGAATTGGAGTTTTCGGATGGAGTTACGGAGGATTTATGGCGTCTAACTGTATTTTTCAGGGGAATGATGTGTTTAAAATGGCAATTGCCGTTGCTCCGGTTACAAACTGGCGTTTTTATGATAGTGTTTACACAGAAAGATACATGCAGACTCCACAGGAAAATGCAAGCGGATATGATCAAAACTCTCCTATAAATCACGTTGATAAATTAAAAGGCAAGTTTTTATTGATTCACGGTTCTGGAGATGACAATGTGCATGTTCAAAATACTATGCAGATGATGGAAGCTTTAATTCAGGCTAACAAACAGTTTGATTCTCAGATTTATCCGGACAAAGACCACGGTATTTACGGCGGAAAAACCAGAATTCAGCTTTACAATAAAATGACTAATTTCATCAAAGAAAATTTATAA
- a CDS encoding hydroxymethylglutaryl-CoA reductase, degradative: MNNAVAGFSKLSKKEKINWIAKEYFSTPEEALTIIRNYWNSDEKLQQLHDEFIENTITNLYIPLGVAPNFLINGNYKTIPMAIEESSVVAAASKAAKFWSTRGGFKTTIINTEKIGQVHFNFNGDAEKLQSFFQEIKPKFFTETQSITKNMQERGGGILDIQLKDKRNLLENYFQLHAAFETKDSMGANFINSCLEQFASTLKEQFEDSHLFSPDDKLEVIMSILSNYVPHCLVRAEVSCPIEDLQEKHIPNPQKFAERFVQAVQIAEIEPFRAVTHNKGIMNGVDAVVLATGNDFRAIEAGVHAYASKNGQYASLSHAKIENGIFTFWLEIPLALGTVGGLTSLHPLVKLCLEILQKPSATELMEITAVAGLAQNFAALRSLTTTGIQEGHMKMHLNNIINQFEATEEERHLIKTHFKKTTVTHSAVVEFIENLRK; encoded by the coding sequence ATGAACAACGCTGTTGCCGGATTTTCTAAATTATCCAAAAAGGAAAAAATTAACTGGATTGCCAAAGAATATTTTTCTACGCCTGAAGAAGCCCTTACTATTATAAGAAATTACTGGAATTCAGACGAAAAGCTTCAACAGCTGCATGATGAATTTATTGAGAATACGATTACCAATTTATATATTCCGCTTGGAGTTGCTCCCAATTTTCTTATAAACGGAAACTATAAAACCATTCCAATGGCGATTGAGGAAAGTTCAGTTGTAGCCGCTGCATCAAAAGCAGCAAAGTTCTGGTCGACACGCGGCGGTTTTAAAACCACCATAATCAATACCGAAAAAATAGGTCAGGTGCATTTTAATTTTAATGGAGATGCCGAAAAACTTCAGTCTTTTTTTCAGGAAATAAAACCTAAATTTTTCACCGAAACCCAAAGCATTACCAAAAATATGCAGGAACGCGGCGGTGGAATTTTAGATATTCAGTTAAAAGATAAAAGAAACCTGCTGGAAAATTACTTTCAGCTTCATGCTGCTTTTGAAACTAAAGACAGCATGGGAGCAAATTTTATCAATTCCTGTCTTGAACAATTTGCATCGACTTTAAAAGAACAATTTGAGGATTCTCATTTATTTTCTCCAGACGACAAACTGGAGGTCATTATGAGTATTTTATCTAATTATGTACCACATTGTCTTGTACGCGCAGAAGTTTCGTGTCCGATTGAAGATCTTCAAGAAAAACATATCCCGAATCCACAAAAATTTGCAGAACGCTTTGTTCAGGCGGTTCAGATTGCCGAAATTGAGCCTTTTAGAGCCGTAACCCATAATAAAGGGATTATGAATGGCGTTGACGCAGTTGTTCTGGCAACTGGAAATGACTTTAGAGCTATTGAAGCCGGAGTTCACGCTTACGCGTCAAAAAACGGTCAGTATGCTAGTTTATCTCATGCCAAAATCGAAAACGGAATCTTTACTTTCTGGCTTGAAATCCCTTTGGCTTTAGGAACTGTAGGAGGTTTAACTTCACTGCATCCACTGGTAAAATTATGCCTGGAAATACTTCAAAAACCATCGGCGACTGAATTAATGGAAATAACTGCTGTTGCAGGATTGGCTCAAAATTTTGCCGCTTTACGTTCTTTAACTACCACTGGTATTCAGGAAGGTCATATGAAAATGCACCTGAACAATATCATTAATCAATTTGAGGCCACAGAAGAGGAACGCCATTTAATCAAAACTCATTTTAAAAAGACAACTGTCACACACAGCGCTGTAGTTGAGTTTATTGAAAATTTAAGAAAATAA
- a CDS encoding GYDIA family GHMP kinase → MPATFYSNGKLFISGEYLVLDGADAFALPTKFGQNLVVEDGKDRIINWKSYDYNNTLWFENTISFDEIINNSKSEVETVKSTLINILHEAYVLNPEFIDQSKGYTITTNLTFPRNWGLGTSSTLINNIAQWTKINAFTLLKNSFGGSGYDIACAQNNTPIIYKIKNNEVETVPFSPDFTKNIYFVYLNKKQSSKAAIHAYNKHKDQNLAKSVAENNKITKAILNAKTLKEFAYAVEKHENHLSDILEIKTIKEIAFPDFNGTIKSLGAWGGDFVMVVSKEDPKEYFKSKGYDTILSYNEMILQE, encoded by the coding sequence ATGCCAGCAACTTTTTACAGTAACGGAAAATTATTTATCTCTGGAGAATATCTTGTTTTAGACGGTGCCGATGCTTTTGCATTACCCACAAAATTTGGTCAGAATTTAGTTGTCGAAGACGGAAAAGACCGAATCATAAACTGGAAAAGTTATGATTATAACAATACACTTTGGTTTGAAAACACAATTTCATTTGATGAAATAATAAACAACTCTAAGTCAGAGGTTGAGACTGTGAAATCTACACTGATTAATATTCTGCATGAAGCTTATGTTTTAAATCCGGAATTTATTGATCAGTCTAAAGGATACACAATTACAACGAATCTTACTTTTCCAAGAAACTGGGGATTAGGAACATCTTCGACTTTAATCAATAATATTGCGCAGTGGACAAAAATTAATGCTTTTACCCTGCTCAAAAACAGTTTTGGCGGAAGCGGTTATGACATTGCCTGCGCTCAAAATAACACGCCGATTATTTACAAGATAAAAAACAACGAAGTTGAAACAGTGCCTTTCAGCCCTGATTTTACAAAAAACATATACTTTGTTTACCTTAATAAAAAACAGAGCAGTAAAGCAGCGATTCATGCTTATAACAAACATAAAGATCAAAACTTAGCCAAAAGCGTTGCCGAAAATAATAAAATAACAAAAGCAATCTTAAATGCAAAAACTTTAAAAGAATTTGCATACGCGGTAGAAAAGCATGAAAATCACTTAAGCGACATTCTGGAAATAAAGACCATAAAAGAAATTGCTTTTCCTGATTTTAACGGTACTATTAAAAGTCTTGGCGCCTGGGGCGGTGATTTTGTAATGGTGGTTTCAAAAGAAGATCCAAAGGAATATTTCAAATCGAAAGGATACGATACGATTCTTTCTTACAACGAAATGATTTTACAGGAATAA
- a CDS encoding peptidylprolyl isomerase: MAVLAKIRQRSALLIGVIALALFAFIIQDLIGKGTFSQSSKDVGSIDGKDISFEDFRVKVSNLEKSGQGITSTEAANRVWDQEVSIALLSTQFDKLGLRVGEKHLIEVLKADPNIGKNPMFLNAAGAFDVVKFKDYFKANPEAAQYIADKEKDAELNAKFQIYNTLVKAGLYTTASEGKLKYEMEANKVNFAYAGALYSSIKDSEVKISDSEIVDYMKKNEKKFKADETREIQYVLVEDKASKEDEAEIKAKVASLLNGSVVYNAKTAKNDTLPGFKNATNIAEFVNANSDIPYDSTYVPKSSLPAVDADKLFSLPAGSVYGPYVYGKYYCISKSLGFKAGVNAKASHILIGYEGSQTPNPRETRSKEEAKAKAEQILAQVQANPDSFMMLAFTSSDDSSAQQGGDLGFFGPNQMVKPFNDFVFNNGIGKVGLVETQFGFHIIKITDKQDGIRLATIAQKIEPSEATSDKVFTLATKFEMEAADKDFAATAKQLGLKVEGPVSVKAMDEQFGSLGNQRNIVRWAFDKETGTGDVKRFELANIGHVIAQYKNENKSGLVSVTMARPYVEPILKNKKKAEILKAKMTGSSIEAIAKSAGVAVQEAKDVTLDNPVLPGGVGQEPKVVGNAFALAANKVSAPIEGNTGVYVVKNISTVKAAALQNHAEYAAKVKAQSAQDAGRILPALKANAKIEDNRLQFNY, encoded by the coding sequence ATGGCAGTTTTAGCAAAAATTAGACAGCGTTCCGCTTTATTGATAGGAGTTATTGCACTTGCGTTATTTGCATTTATCATCCAGGATCTTATCGGAAAAGGTACGTTTAGTCAAAGTTCGAAAGATGTAGGAAGCATCGATGGAAAAGATATTTCATTTGAAGACTTTAGAGTTAAAGTTAGTAATCTTGAAAAAAGTGGTCAGGGAATTACTTCCACTGAAGCTGCAAACAGAGTTTGGGATCAGGAGGTTTCAATCGCATTGTTGTCAACTCAATTTGACAAATTAGGATTGAGAGTTGGTGAAAAACATTTAATTGAAGTTTTAAAAGCAGATCCGAATATTGGAAAAAACCCAATGTTTTTAAATGCAGCAGGTGCTTTTGATGTAGTGAAATTTAAAGACTACTTTAAAGCAAATCCTGAAGCGGCTCAATATATTGCTGACAAAGAAAAAGATGCTGAATTAAACGCGAAATTTCAAATTTACAATACTTTAGTAAAAGCCGGACTTTACACAACTGCTAGTGAAGGAAAGTTAAAGTATGAAATGGAAGCAAACAAAGTAAATTTTGCTTACGCAGGAGCTTTGTACTCTTCTATTAAAGACAGTGAAGTGAAAATTTCTGATTCAGAGATCGTAGATTATATGAAGAAAAACGAGAAAAAATTCAAAGCAGATGAAACTCGTGAAATTCAGTACGTACTAGTTGAAGATAAAGCTTCTAAAGAAGACGAAGCTGAAATTAAAGCTAAAGTGGCTTCATTATTAAACGGAAGTGTTGTTTACAATGCAAAAACAGCTAAAAACGATACATTGCCAGGTTTTAAAAATGCAACGAATATTGCTGAATTTGTAAACGCAAATTCTGATATTCCTTACGATTCTACTTATGTGCCAAAAAGCAGTCTTCCTGCTGTAGATGCTGATAAATTATTCAGCCTTCCTGCAGGTTCAGTTTACGGACCATACGTTTACGGAAAATACTACTGTATTTCTAAATCATTAGGATTTAAAGCTGGAGTTAACGCAAAAGCAAGTCATATCTTAATTGGTTATGAAGGGTCTCAGACTCCAAACCCAAGAGAAACAAGATCTAAAGAAGAAGCAAAAGCTAAAGCAGAACAAATTTTAGCTCAGGTTCAGGCTAATCCGGATAGTTTCATGATGCTTGCTTTTACAAGCTCTGATGATTCATCTGCACAGCAAGGTGGTGATTTAGGATTTTTTGGTCCAAATCAAATGGTAAAACCTTTCAATGATTTTGTATTCAACAACGGTATTGGTAAAGTTGGTTTAGTTGAAACTCAGTTTGGTTTCCACATTATCAAAATTACAGACAAACAAGACGGAATTCGTTTAGCTACAATCGCTCAAAAAATCGAGCCTTCTGAAGCTACTTCTGATAAAGTATTTACTTTAGCTACTAAATTCGAAATGGAAGCTGCAGACAAAGATTTTGCTGCTACAGCAAAACAATTAGGATTAAAAGTTGAAGGTCCGGTTTCTGTAAAAGCTATGGATGAGCAGTTTGGTTCGTTAGGAAACCAAAGAAACATCGTAAGATGGGCTTTTGATAAAGAAACAGGTACAGGAGATGTAAAACGTTTTGAATTAGCTAACATTGGTCACGTAATTGCTCAATACAAAAATGAAAACAAATCAGGTTTAGTTTCTGTAACTATGGCAAGACCTTATGTTGAACCAATCCTTAAAAACAAGAAAAAAGCTGAAATCTTAAAAGCTAAAATGACAGGATCAAGCATTGAAGCAATCGCTAAAAGTGCTGGTGTAGCTGTACAGGAAGCAAAAGATGTTACACTTGATAATCCGGTTTTACCTGGAGGTGTAGGACAAGAGCCTAAAGTTGTGGGTAATGCATTTGCTTTGGCTGCTAACAAAGTATCTGCTCCAATCGAAGGAAATACAGGAGTATATGTTGTAAAAAACATCAGTACTGTTAAAGCTGCTGCTCTTCAAAACCATGCTGAATATGCTGCAAAAGTAAAAGCTCAAAGCGCACAAGACGCAGGAAGAATTTTACCAGCACTAAAAGCTAACGCTAAAATAGAAGATAACAGATTACAATTCAATTACTAG
- a CDS encoding hemolysin family protein, giving the protein MEISIIILCLILAAFFSGMEIAFVSSNKIYLGIEKKQDNFLSQILTKLTENPSKFIASMLIGNNLALVVYGFYMGDLVLKCITDLGFQFSYPTTLLIQTLLSTFIVLITAEFFPKVFFQIYANSIIKVFAVPAYLFYRFFYYVSTFFIWISDFILKKFFKSEGDQVQLYFSKVELGNYITEQMSSVEDDEEVDSEIQIFQNALEFSGVKARDIMTPRTELVAIDLFDSVTDLKELFVETGYSKILISQNSLDDIVGYVHSFDLFKKPQTIKSVLMTVEFVPETILIKDALNLLIKKRKNVAVVLDEYGGTSGIITIEDIVEELFGEIEDEHDLDEELIEQDLGEGKYLFSARLDVEYLNETYKLMIPEEDSYGTLGGFIVNSTKEIPQKGEKISIDKFQFVIKEASNKKIEVVKLTIKE; this is encoded by the coding sequence ATGGAAATTAGTATTATAATACTGTGTTTAATACTAGCTGCCTTTTTTTCGGGAATGGAAATAGCGTTTGTTTCTTCAAACAAAATTTATCTTGGGATTGAAAAAAAACAGGATAATTTTCTTTCTCAAATCCTGACAAAACTTACTGAAAATCCTTCAAAATTTATCGCGTCAATGCTTATTGGAAACAATCTGGCATTGGTCGTATATGGATTTTACATGGGGGATCTCGTTTTAAAATGCATTACTGATCTGGGATTTCAATTCTCATACCCCACTACACTTTTAATTCAGACCCTGCTTTCGACTTTTATTGTTTTAATAACAGCCGAATTTTTTCCCAAAGTCTTTTTTCAGATTTATGCCAATTCTATAATCAAGGTTTTCGCAGTTCCGGCGTATCTGTTTTACAGGTTTTTTTATTACGTTTCGACATTTTTCATCTGGATTTCTGATTTTATTCTTAAAAAGTTTTTTAAATCAGAAGGCGATCAGGTACAGCTGTATTTCAGTAAAGTCGAACTCGGAAATTATATAACTGAGCAGATGAGTTCTGTTGAAGATGATGAAGAAGTTGATTCTGAAATTCAGATTTTTCAAAATGCATTAGAATTTTCGGGAGTAAAAGCCCGCGACATTATGACGCCAAGAACAGAGCTTGTTGCGATAGATTTGTTTGATTCGGTTACGGATTTAAAGGAGCTTTTTGTTGAGACTGGTTATTCTAAAATTTTAATAAGTCAAAATTCGCTTGATGATATTGTGGGGTATGTGCATTCTTTTGATTTGTTCAAAAAGCCTCAGACGATAAAATCGGTTTTAATGACAGTTGAATTTGTTCCCGAAACAATTTTGATAAAAGATGCTTTGAACCTTTTAATAAAAAAAAGAAAAAACGTTGCCGTTGTACTGGATGAATACGGAGGCACATCGGGGATAATTACGATTGAAGATATTGTAGAAGAACTTTTTGGTGAAATCGAAGACGAACACGATTTAGACGAAGAGTTAATAGAACAGGATTTAGGAGAAGGTAAGTATCTGTTTTCAGCCCGTTTAGATGTTGAATATCTTAATGAAACTTACAAACTGATGATTCCTGAAGAGGATTCTTATGGTACTTTGGGCGGTTTTATTGTGAATTCTACAAAGGAAATTCCGCAAAAAGGTGAGAAAATAAGTATTGATAAGTTTCAATTTGTAATAAAAGAGGCGTCAAATAAGAAAATTGAAGTCGTCAAATTGACAATAAAAGAGTGA
- the lptC gene encoding LPS export ABC transporter periplasmic protein LptC, producing the protein MNLPKRYIISLVTVIAVTLFFGCESNFKEVQKINFSEFVPGSDADTVNIKYTDSGRITVVLISPKMLDYSNLEFPFTEFPKGIDVTLYDKKEKRTYILANYAVSYKNTGIIDLIGKVKITSEEGQVLETEQLYFDQKNEWFYTERKFRLTDAKGVSYGQGIDFSKDFKVINSQRISGEIESSDDKI; encoded by the coding sequence ATGAATTTACCAAAGAGATATATAATAAGCCTTGTCACAGTTATTGCTGTGACACTGTTTTTTGGATGCGAAAGTAATTTTAAAGAAGTTCAGAAAATTAACTTCTCAGAATTCGTTCCCGGCAGTGATGCAGATACCGTTAATATAAAGTATACAGATTCAGGACGAATTACAGTTGTTTTGATCAGTCCAAAAATGCTTGATTATTCCAATCTCGAATTTCCTTTTACTGAATTTCCAAAGGGTATTGATGTTACTTTGTATGATAAAAAAGAGAAACGTACCTATATACTTGCCAATTATGCCGTTTCTTATAAAAACACAGGTATAATTGATTTAATAGGTAAAGTAAAAATTACATCTGAAGAAGGACAGGTTCTGGAAACAGAACAACTGTATTTCGATCAGAAAAATGAATGGTTTTATACCGAAAGAAAATTCAGGCTTACAGATGCAAAAGGAGTATCTTACGGGCAGGGAATTGACTTTAGCAAAGATTTTAAAGTGATTAATTCACAGCGTATAAGCGGTGAAATTGAATCATCAGATGATAAAATATAA